A genomic window from Pseudomonas leptonychotis includes:
- the rsmB gene encoding 16S rRNA (cytosine(967)-C(5))-methyltransferase RsmB → MNPRLAAARALAVVLNGKASLGSSLPPLLDKVEQRDRGLAQDLAFGTARWQPRLALIAEKLLQKPFKANDRDVEALLLIGLYQLFYTRIPPHAAIGETVACVDKLKKPSLKGLLNAVLRNAQRDNESIIASLDRDPVLHTAHPRWLQKALKAQWPEQWEAICAANNAHPPLILRVNRRLSTRDDYLAELRRVGFEAEPSLYSADGIRLLQACDVTTLPGFAEGRVSVQDEAAQLAAELLDLAPGQRVLDACAAPGGKTCHLLEAEPELASVVAVDLEEKRLVRVRENLKRLGLHAELIAADGRDLAAWWDGKPFQRILLDAPCSATGVIRRHPDIKLTRQPDDIPALAKLQSELLDSLWQTLEVGGILLYATCSVMPAENSENIAAFLTRTPGARELDIAGAFGHKTTHGRQLFPQVDGHDGFYYAKLMKIAAAPRG, encoded by the coding sequence ATGAACCCACGTCTCGCTGCTGCTCGCGCCCTGGCCGTCGTCCTCAATGGCAAAGCCTCACTGGGCAGCAGCCTGCCGCCGCTGCTGGATAAGGTCGAGCAGCGTGACCGTGGTCTGGCTCAGGATCTGGCCTTCGGCACCGCACGCTGGCAACCGCGCCTGGCCCTGATCGCGGAAAAGTTGCTGCAAAAGCCGTTCAAGGCTAACGATCGTGATGTCGAAGCGCTGCTGCTGATCGGCCTGTACCAGCTGTTCTACACGCGTATCCCGCCTCACGCGGCCATCGGCGAAACCGTAGCCTGCGTCGATAAATTGAAGAAGCCCTCGCTTAAAGGCCTGCTCAACGCCGTGCTGCGCAACGCCCAACGCGACAACGAGAGCATCATCGCCAGCCTGGATCGCGACCCGGTGTTGCATACCGCTCACCCACGCTGGCTGCAAAAGGCTCTGAAAGCTCAGTGGCCTGAGCAGTGGGAGGCGATTTGCGCCGCCAACAACGCCCACCCACCACTGATTCTGCGGGTCAATCGCCGACTCAGCACACGGGACGACTATCTGGCCGAGCTACGCCGGGTCGGCTTCGAGGCCGAGCCCAGCCTCTATAGCGCTGATGGTATTCGCCTGCTCCAAGCCTGCGATGTCACCACCCTGCCAGGCTTTGCCGAGGGCCGCGTCAGCGTGCAGGATGAAGCCGCGCAGCTGGCCGCCGAACTGCTCGATCTGGCCCCCGGCCAACGCGTGCTGGATGCTTGTGCCGCGCCGGGCGGTAAGACTTGCCACCTACTCGAAGCCGAGCCCGAACTGGCAAGCGTAGTGGCGGTGGATCTGGAAGAAAAACGCTTGGTCCGCGTGCGCGAAAACCTCAAGCGCCTGGGCCTGCACGCCGAACTGATCGCCGCCGATGGCCGTGACCTGGCTGCCTGGTGGGACGGCAAACCGTTCCAGCGCATCCTGCTCGATGCGCCTTGCTCGGCCACCGGCGTGATTCGCCGCCACCCCGACATCAAACTAACTCGCCAACCCGACGACATCCCCGCACTCGCCAAGCTGCAGAGCGAGCTGCTGGATAGCTTGTGGCAGACCCTGGAAGTCGGCGGCATCCTGCTCTACGCCACCTGCTCGGTGATGCCGGCAGAGAACAGCGAGAATATCGCCGCCTTTCTGACGCGCACTCCGGGCGCCCGTGAGCTGGATATTGCCGGTGCCTTCGGTCACAAGACCACCCACGGTCGTCAGCTCTTCCCGCAAGTCGACGGCCACGACGGCTTCTACTATGCCAAGCTGATGAAAATCGCTGCCGCCCCACGCGGCTGA
- the fmt gene encoding methionyl-tRNA formyltransferase has product MTEALRIVFAGTPEFAAEHLKALLDTPHQIVAVYSQPDRPAGRGQKLTPSPVKQLALQHDIPVYQPQTLRDPAAQAELAALKPDLMVVVAYGLILPQVVLDTPRLGCINSHASLLPRWRGAAPIQRAIEAGDAESGVTVMQMEAGLDTGPMLLKASTPIAAEDTGGSLHDRLASLGPQAVIEAISGLAAGTLIGEVQDDNLATYAHKLNKEEARIDWSRPAVELERLVRAFHPWPICHSTLKDDALKVHAAELGEGSGPAGSILAADKSGLTVACGTGALRLTRLQLPGGKALNFSDLYNSRREQFAVGLVLGQ; this is encoded by the coding sequence ATGACTGAAGCACTGCGTATCGTGTTTGCCGGCACTCCGGAATTCGCCGCCGAACACCTCAAAGCCCTGCTCGACACACCCCACCAGATCGTAGCGGTGTACAGCCAGCCAGATCGGCCGGCCGGTCGCGGGCAAAAGCTCACGCCCAGCCCGGTCAAACAACTCGCCCTGCAACACGATATTCCGGTGTATCAGCCGCAAACCCTGCGCGACCCGGCAGCGCAGGCCGAGTTAGCAGCGCTCAAGCCTGACCTGATGGTAGTCGTCGCCTATGGCTTGATCCTGCCGCAAGTGGTGCTCGACACCCCACGCTTGGGTTGCATCAACAGTCACGCCTCACTATTGCCACGCTGGCGCGGAGCGGCGCCGATCCAACGGGCGATTGAAGCAGGAGATGCCGAATCGGGTGTGACCGTGATGCAGATGGAGGCCGGCCTGGATACTGGACCGATGCTATTGAAAGCCAGCACCCCAATCGCTGCAGAGGACACCGGCGGTAGCTTGCACGACCGCTTGGCCAGCCTCGGGCCGCAAGCTGTGATCGAAGCCATCAGCGGTCTAGCCGCTGGCACCCTGATAGGCGAGGTGCAGGACGACAACCTGGCCACCTATGCGCACAAACTGAACAAAGAGGAAGCCCGCATCGACTGGAGCCGCCCGGCCGTTGAGCTGGAGCGCCTAGTACGTGCCTTCCATCCCTGGCCGATCTGCCACAGCACGCTGAAAGACGATGCATTGAAAGTACATGCGGCAGAGCTAGGCGAGGGCAGTGGACCCGCCGGCAGCATTCTCGCCGCCGACAAGTCCGGGCTGACAGTCGCATGCGGCACCGGCGCGCTGCGCCTGACTCGCCTGCAGCTGCCCGGCGGCAAAGCATTGAACTTCAGTGACCTGTACAACAGCCGCCGCGAGCAATTCGCCGTGGGCCTGGTGCTCGGCCAATGA
- the def gene encoding peptide deformylase gives MAILNILEFPDPRLRTIAKPVDVVDDALRQLIDDMFETMYDAPGIGLAATQVNVHKRLVVMDLSEDRSEPRVFINPEFEPLTDEVDQYQEGCLSVPGFYENVDRPQKVRIKALDRDGQPYELIAEGLLAVCIQHECDHLNGKLFVDYLSNLKRDRIKKKLEKQHRQQA, from the coding sequence ATGGCGATTCTTAATATCCTCGAATTTCCCGATCCGCGTCTGCGCACCATCGCTAAGCCGGTGGACGTAGTCGACGACGCCTTGCGTCAGCTGATCGATGACATGTTTGAAACCATGTATGACGCCCCTGGCATCGGCCTGGCAGCCACACAAGTCAACGTGCACAAGCGTTTGGTGGTGATGGACCTGTCGGAAGACAGGTCCGAGCCACGGGTGTTTATCAACCCCGAGTTTGAGCCTCTGACTGATGAGGTGGACCAATATCAGGAAGGTTGCCTGTCGGTACCGGGGTTCTACGAGAACGTCGACCGCCCGCAAAAGGTCAGGATCAAGGCACTGGATCGCGACGGCCAGCCCTATGAGCTGATCGCCGAAGGCCTACTGGCGGTGTGCATCCAGCACGAGTGCGACCACCTTAACGGCAAGCTGTTTGTCGATTACCTGTCTAATCTCAAACGCGACCGCATCAAGAAGAAGCTGGAAAAGCAACATCGCCAGCAGGCTTGA
- a CDS encoding LysM peptidoglycan-binding domain-containing protein, which translates to MRKSLLALLLIAASGLAQAAVQLKDGHPDRYTVVKGDTLWDISGKFLSQPWKWPEIWHANPQVENPHLIYPGDQLSLVYVDGQPRLMLNRGESRGTIKLSPQVRSTPMAEAIPAIPLEAINSFLLSNRIVDTPEQFQGAPYIVAGNAERVVSGAGDRVYARGSFNESAPIYGIFRQGKTYTDPDTQEFLGINADDIGSGEIVAEEGDVGTMLLSRSTQEVRLGDRLFATEERSINSTFMPSEPAGEISGVILDVPRGVTQIGQFDVVTINKGARDGLSEGNVLAIYKTGETVRDRISGESVKIPDERSGLLMVFRTYDKLSYGLVLGASRSLAVMDKVRNP; encoded by the coding sequence ATGAGGAAATCACTACTCGCCCTGCTGCTAATTGCGGCAAGTGGCTTGGCCCAGGCCGCCGTGCAACTCAAGGACGGTCACCCAGACCGTTATACCGTGGTCAAGGGCGATACCCTCTGGGATATTTCCGGTAAGTTTCTGAGCCAACCGTGGAAGTGGCCTGAGATCTGGCACGCCAATCCACAGGTGGAAAATCCTCACCTGATCTACCCAGGCGACCAGCTTAGCTTGGTCTATGTCGATGGTCAGCCACGCCTGATGCTCAATCGCGGCGAGTCGCGCGGCACCATCAAGCTGTCGCCGCAGGTACGCAGCACGCCAATGGCTGAGGCGATTCCGGCGATTCCGCTGGAAGCTATCAACAGCTTTCTGCTGAGCAACCGTATCGTTGATACCCCTGAGCAGTTCCAGGGTGCGCCGTACATCGTGGCAGGCAATGCTGAGCGCGTGGTCAGTGGCGCCGGCGATCGAGTGTATGCCCGCGGCAGTTTTAATGAATCAGCACCTATTTACGGCATTTTTCGCCAGGGTAAAACCTACACCGATCCTGATACCCAGGAGTTTCTCGGGATCAACGCCGACGACATTGGTTCGGGCGAGATCGTGGCCGAAGAAGGCGATGTCGGCACTATGTTGCTAAGTCGTTCGACTCAAGAGGTTCGCCTTGGCGACCGTCTGTTCGCCACCGAAGAGCGATCGATCAACTCGACCTTTATGCCGAGTGAGCCGGCTGGTGAGATCAGCGGTGTGATCCTCGATGTGCCGCGCGGCGTGACCCAGATTGGTCAGTTCGACGTGGTAACCATCAACAAGGGCGCCCGTGACGGTCTGAGTGAAGGTAACGTGTTGGCGATCTACAAGACCGGTGAAACCGTGCGTGACCGCATTTCAGGCGAGTCGGTGAAAATTCCGGACGAGCGTTCAGGCTTGCTGATGGTGTTCCGCACCTATGACAAGCTCAGCTATGGCCTGGTGTTGGGCGCTTCTCGCTCACTGGCCGTCATGGATAAAGTGCGTAACCCGTAA
- the dprA gene encoding DNA-processing protein DprA, whose translation MSQSSAISPAISPAELEARLRLHCLPELGPRRFRKLLSAFDSASAALSAPASAWRSLGLPQSCSEARRSSEVRERAARSLAWLEGDTQHVLMWDDPVYPGLLGELADAPPLLFIDGDPALLEQPQLAMVGSRRASRPGLDTAQSFARSLAAGGFVITSGLALGIDGAAHQGALDANGKTVAVLGTGLQCLYPARHKALAAAIVVNGGALISELPLDCPPQASNFPRRNRIISGLSVGVLVVEASPSSGSLITARLAAEQGREVYAIPGSIHHPGARGCHQLIREGATLVESIEDILQALRGWQVQPPTSPSRQPESASHPLLALLHAAPHSSEALVVASGLPLAEVLAALTELELEGRVACENGRWVGRAP comes from the coding sequence ATGTCGCAATCTTCTGCTATTTCTCCTGCCATTTCTCCAGCTGAACTGGAAGCCCGCCTGCGCCTGCACTGCTTGCCAGAGTTAGGCCCTCGTCGTTTTCGTAAATTGCTCAGTGCTTTCGACAGTGCTTCGGCGGCGCTTAGTGCACCGGCCAGCGCCTGGCGGTCACTCGGCTTGCCGCAATCTTGCAGTGAGGCGCGCCGCAGTAGCGAAGTCCGTGAGCGCGCGGCTCGCAGCCTGGCCTGGTTGGAGGGCGATACCCAACATGTGCTGATGTGGGATGACCCTGTTTATCCGGGACTGCTGGGTGAACTGGCGGATGCACCACCGCTGTTATTTATCGACGGTGACCCTGCGCTGCTGGAACAGCCACAACTGGCTATGGTTGGCAGCAGGCGTGCCTCACGACCGGGTTTGGATACGGCGCAGAGCTTCGCGCGCAGCCTGGCCGCTGGCGGATTTGTGATTACCAGCGGATTGGCGTTGGGGATTGATGGCGCGGCGCATCAGGGTGCACTGGACGCGAACGGCAAGACGGTAGCGGTGCTCGGCACCGGTTTGCAGTGCTTGTATCCGGCGCGGCACAAAGCGTTGGCGGCAGCGATTGTGGTCAATGGTGGCGCGCTGATTTCCGAGTTGCCGCTGGATTGCCCGCCTCAGGCGAGTAATTTTCCGCGCCGGAACAGAATCATCAGCGGCCTTTCCGTGGGCGTGCTGGTGGTGGAAGCCAGCCCGTCTAGCGGCTCCTTGATCACCGCGCGTCTGGCGGCCGAGCAGGGTCGTGAGGTGTATGCGATTCCTGGCTCTATCCACCATCCCGGTGCGCGTGGCTGCCACCAGTTGATCCGTGAAGGCGCGACTTTGGTGGAAAGTATCGAAGATATTCTGCAGGCCCTGCGCGGCTGGCAGGTGCAGCCGCCCACAAGCCCCTCGCGCCAACCAGAGTCGGCCAGCCATCCCTTGTTGGCCTTGCTGCATGCCGCACCGCACAGCAGCGAAGCGCTGGTGGTGGCCAGTGGCTTGCCGTTGGCTGAGGTGCTGGCGGCGCTGACAGAGCTGGAGCTGGAGGGGCGAGTGGCCTGTGAAAATGGTCGCTGGGTAGGCCGCGCACCTTGA
- a CDS encoding L-threonylcarbamoyladenylate synthase, whose amino-acid sequence MVSNWQIQQAAQVVRSGGVIAYPTEAVWGLGCDPWNGEAVERLLALKDRPVHKGLILVAAEIEQFDFLLEDLPEIWLARLAGSWPGPNTWLVPHQNRLPEWISGQYSSVALRVSDHPQVRALCRLTGPLVSTSANPAGRPSARSRLRVEQYFPGQLDAVLGGALGGRKNPSLIRDLISGDVVRAS is encoded by the coding sequence ATGGTCAGCAATTGGCAAATACAACAAGCCGCACAGGTGGTGCGCAGTGGTGGAGTGATTGCCTATCCGACCGAAGCGGTATGGGGGCTGGGCTGTGATCCCTGGAATGGCGAGGCGGTGGAGCGCCTGCTGGCACTGAAGGACCGTCCTGTGCACAAGGGGCTGATCCTGGTGGCGGCCGAGATCGAGCAGTTCGACTTCCTTCTCGAAGACCTTCCGGAAATCTGGCTGGCGCGTTTGGCTGGCAGCTGGCCGGGCCCCAATACCTGGCTGGTGCCGCATCAGAACCGCTTGCCGGAGTGGATCAGCGGCCAATACAGCAGCGTGGCCCTGCGCGTCAGCGACCATCCACAAGTGCGTGCGCTATGCCGGTTGACCGGGCCGTTGGTGTCGACCTCGGCCAATCCGGCAGGGCGGCCCTCGGCCCGTTCGCGTCTGCGGGTCGAACAGTACTTCCCCGGTCAGCTGGATGCTGTGCTGGGCGGGGCCTTGGGTGGACGCAAGAACCCCAGCCTGATTCGCGACTTGATCAGCGGTGATGTGGTCAGGGCGTCGTAG
- a CDS encoding NADPH:quinone reductase, whose product MAMRIQFNRHGGPEVLEYTDYNPAAPGPNEVRVQNQAIGLNFIDTYFRSGLYAPPALPSSLGTEGAGIVEAVGSAVSHFQVGDRVAYATGPLGAYSELHVLPADKLVKLPDAISFEQAAAVMLKGLTVQYLLRQTFSLQGGETILFHAAAGGVGSLACQWAKALGVKLIGTVSSAEKAARAMQQGAWATIDYSHENVAQRVLELTDGQKCPVVYDGVGKDTWETSLECVAPRGLLVSFGNASGAVTGVNLGLLAQKGSLFVTRPTLAGYANTPERLQSMADELFAMISSGQLQVEISNRYALKDAAQAQTALSARQTTGSTILLP is encoded by the coding sequence ATGGCTATGCGTATCCAGTTCAACCGTCACGGCGGCCCGGAAGTACTCGAATACACCGACTACAACCCAGCCGCTCCAGGTCCTAATGAAGTGCGGGTGCAAAACCAGGCCATCGGCCTGAATTTTATCGACACCTATTTCCGCAGCGGTCTGTACGCACCGCCGGCGCTGCCATCCAGCCTGGGCACCGAAGGTGCCGGCATCGTTGAGGCCGTGGGCTCGGCCGTTAGTCACTTTCAGGTCGGTGATCGCGTGGCTTATGCCACAGGGCCATTGGGCGCGTACAGCGAGCTGCATGTGCTACCCGCCGACAAACTGGTGAAACTGCCGGATGCGATCAGTTTCGAACAGGCTGCGGCCGTCATGCTCAAGGGCCTGACCGTGCAATACCTGTTGCGCCAGACCTTTTCCCTGCAAGGCGGCGAAACCATCCTGTTTCACGCCGCCGCCGGCGGTGTCGGCTCCCTCGCCTGCCAGTGGGCCAAGGCGCTTGGGGTCAAACTGATCGGCACTGTGAGCTCGGCCGAAAAAGCCGCGCGGGCTATGCAACAAGGCGCCTGGGCAACCATCGACTACAGCCATGAGAACGTCGCCCAGCGCGTGCTGGAACTGACCGATGGGCAGAAGTGCCCAGTGGTCTACGACGGCGTCGGCAAGGACACCTGGGAAACCTCGCTGGAGTGCGTGGCCCCGCGCGGTTTACTGGTCAGCTTCGGTAATGCTTCCGGCGCGGTAACCGGAGTTAACTTGGGTCTTCTGGCGCAGAAAGGCTCGTTGTTCGTCACTCGCCCGACCCTAGCGGGCTATGCCAATACGCCGGAACGCCTGCAGAGTATGGCGGATGAGCTGTTTGCCATGATCAGCAGCGGTCAGCTGCAGGTGGAGATCAGCAACCGTTATGCGCTCAAGGATGCGGCGCAGGCACAAACAGCGCTGAGTGCCCGGCAAACCACCGGTTCGACCATCCTGCTTCCTTGA
- the hemF gene encoding oxygen-dependent coproporphyrinogen oxidase: MSDRTEAVKAYLLDLQDRICAALQAEDGAAEFFEDAWQRPAGGGGRTRVMENGALIEKGGVNFSHVFGDSLPPSASAHRPELAGRGFEALGVSLVMHPENPYVPTSHANVRFFSAEKEGEEPVWWFGGGFDLTPYYGNDEDCAHWHQVAHDACAPFGAEVYPKFKAWCDRYFYLKHRDEPRGIGGLFFDDLNQWDFDTSFAFMRAIGDAYLAAYLPIVQRRKLTPYGEREREFQAFRRGRYVEFNLVFDRGTLFGLQSGGRTESILMSLPPHVRWGYDWKPEPGSEEARLNEYFLTDRDWLAGQA, encoded by the coding sequence GTGAGTGACCGTACTGAGGCCGTCAAAGCCTACCTGCTGGATTTACAAGACCGTATCTGCGCTGCCCTGCAAGCCGAGGATGGCGCCGCCGAGTTCTTTGAGGACGCCTGGCAGCGCCCCGCCGGCGGTGGCGGTCGCACGCGGGTGATGGAGAACGGTGCGCTGATCGAAAAGGGTGGGGTGAATTTCTCCCATGTGTTCGGTGACAGCCTGCCGCCCTCGGCCAGCGCCCATCGCCCCGAGTTGGCCGGTCGTGGTTTTGAAGCCCTCGGTGTGTCGCTGGTGATGCACCCGGAGAACCCTTATGTGCCGACCTCCCACGCCAACGTGCGCTTCTTTAGCGCGGAGAAGGAAGGTGAAGAACCCGTGTGGTGGTTTGGTGGTGGTTTCGACCTGACCCCTTATTACGGCAATGACGAAGACTGCGCGCACTGGCACCAAGTCGCCCATGACGCCTGCGCGCCGTTCGGGGCCGAGGTTTATCCGAAGTTTAAAGCCTGGTGCGATCGCTACTTTTACCTCAAGCACCGGGATGAGCCGCGCGGCATTGGCGGGCTTTTTTTTGACGATCTCAACCAGTGGGACTTCGACACCAGCTTCGCCTTTATGCGCGCCATCGGCGACGCGTATCTGGCGGCCTACCTGCCCATCGTGCAGCGCCGCAAGCTGACGCCGTATGGCGAGCGTGAGCGTGAGTTCCAGGCCTTCCGCCGTGGTCGCTACGTCGAATTCAACCTAGTGTTCGACCGTGGCACCTTGTTCGGTTTGCAGTCCGGCGGACGCACCGAGTCGATCCTCATGTCTCTGCCGCCGCACGTGCGTTGGGGCTATGACTGGAAGCCCGAGCCCGGCAGCGAAGAGGCGCGGTTGAACGAGTATTTCCTGACTGACCGCGACTGGCTCGCCGGACAGGCCTGA
- the aroE gene encoding shikimate dehydrogenase: protein MDRYGVFGNPIGHSKSPLIHRLFAEQTGEQLSYEALLAPLEDFPGFAQAFFVEGRGANVTVPFKEQAFALADSLSARAQRAGAVNTLKKLADGSLLGDNTDGAGLVRDLTVNAGVTLKGKRILLLGAGGAVRGVLEPLLAEQPAALVIANRTVEKAEQLAREFADLGPVVASGYDWIDAPVDIIINGTSASLAGAVPPIAPSLIQPAHTVCYDMMYGKEPTAFNCWAAEHGAVRTLDGLGMLVEQAAEAFALWRDVRPDSAPVLAELRRLLAAG from the coding sequence ATGGACCGCTACGGCGTTTTCGGCAACCCCATCGGCCACAGCAAGTCGCCGCTGATTCATCGTTTGTTTGCCGAGCAGACGGGTGAGCAGCTGAGTTATGAAGCCTTGCTGGCACCGCTGGAGGACTTCCCCGGTTTTGCCCAGGCGTTTTTCGTCGAAGGTCGGGGCGCCAATGTCACCGTGCCGTTCAAGGAGCAGGCGTTTGCCCTGGCCGACAGCTTGAGTGCCCGCGCCCAACGCGCGGGTGCGGTGAACACCTTGAAGAAGCTGGCGGATGGCAGCCTGCTGGGTGACAACACCGACGGCGCCGGCTTGGTGCGTGATCTGACGGTAAATGCCGGCGTGACACTCAAGGGCAAACGCATCCTCCTGCTCGGTGCAGGTGGCGCCGTACGGGGTGTGCTCGAACCGTTGTTGGCCGAGCAACCGGCGGCACTGGTGATTGCCAACCGTACGGTGGAAAAAGCCGAACAGCTGGCCCGCGAATTCGCCGATCTCGGCCCGGTGGTTGCTAGCGGTTATGACTGGATCGATGCGCCGGTGGACATCATCATCAACGGCACTTCGGCCAGCCTGGCCGGTGCTGTACCGCCGATTGCGCCGAGCCTGATTCAGCCGGCTCACACGGTCTGCTACGACATGATGTATGGCAAGGAACCGACGGCGTTCAACTGCTGGGCGGCCGAGCATGGCGCGGTGCGCACGCTGGATGGTTTGGGCATGTTGGTCGAGCAGGCGGCCGAAGCCTTTGCCCTGTGGCGCGATGTGCGCCCCGACAGCGCGCCGGTGCTGGCCGAGCTGCGCCGTCTATTGGCTGCGGGTTAA
- a CDS encoding class I SAM-dependent methyltransferase, with protein sequence MRLSPETLAHISALTVQHYQDCAEDFRDGTRDHDVSQNIAALLAPIQATAPFQILDFGCGPGRDLRTFKAMGHTAVGLDGCARFVEMARTDSGCEAWQQDFLALDLPPERFDGVFANAVLFHIPSQELPRVLAQLHACLKPGGVLFSSNPRGENQEGWNGDRYGAYYDLANWRVLLNAAGFSELQHYYRPAGLPREQQPWLASVWRRL encoded by the coding sequence GTGCGATTAAGCCCGGAGACGTTGGCGCACATCAGTGCGTTGACGGTGCAGCACTATCAAGACTGCGCCGAAGACTTTCGTGATGGCACCCGTGATCACGATGTCAGCCAGAACATTGCCGCCCTGCTCGCGCCTATTCAGGCGACTGCGCCCTTCCAGATTCTTGATTTCGGTTGTGGCCCGGGCCGCGATTTGCGCACCTTCAAGGCCATGGGTCACACCGCGGTGGGTCTGGATGGTTGCGCGCGCTTTGTCGAGATGGCACGCACCGACAGCGGCTGCGAAGCCTGGCAGCAGGATTTTCTTGCTCTCGATCTGCCACCTGAGCGCTTCGACGGTGTATTTGCCAATGCCGTGCTGTTTCATATTCCCAGCCAGGAACTGCCACGGGTGTTGGCGCAGCTGCATGCCTGCCTGAAACCGGGTGGCGTGCTGTTCAGCTCCAACCCGCGTGGTGAAAACCAGGAAGGCTGGAATGGCGACCGTTATGGCGCCTATTACGACCTGGCCAACTGGCGTGTGTTGCTTAACGCCGCCGGGTTTAGCGAGCTGCAGCATTACTACCGCCCGGCGGGCTTACCGCGTGAGCAGCAGCCTTGGTTGGCCAGTGTATGGCGCCGGCTCTGA